In a genomic window of Lycium ferocissimum isolate CSIRO_LF1 chromosome 9, AGI_CSIRO_Lferr_CH_V1, whole genome shotgun sequence:
- the LOC132029960 gene encoding TATA-binding protein-associated factor BTAF1 isoform X4: MDVNEMIRDEDLIMQRANSPGNGVAAQYYSSRPVGNIRHFVANMVPSVRSRRPSARELNLLKRKAKISSKDQTKGWNKDGDTEAPQSQDIISPRGMGPDMSSSNKLLGENISDEDGLEYDGDKIWPFQSFVEQLILDMFDPLWEVRHGSVMAMREILTHQGANAGVIIPDLRCDSALNIKIKERVDKNTVKRERPIDLRVDDNTVKRERPIDLNMQVPPDELESVSKKLKVEPEVASYLAMDTMVCTSMDGDPGSVSVKVEDAGLSLAVEQANGSVKPETQSHLSGGSLGNDMSEEKGGGVDKTSMEKMGNLENLPENCELMNLVKLARHSWLKNCEFLQDCAIRFLCVLSLDRFGDYVSDQVVAPVRETCAQALGAVLKYMHPTLVHETLNILLQMQRRPEWEIRHGSLLGIKYLVAVRQEMLTELLGCVLPACKAGLEDPDDDVRAVAADALLPTAASVVALNGQLLHSIIMLLWDILLDLDDLSPSTSSVMNLLAEIYSQEQMIPKAFGEKKKFDLNEIDRQDDLGEGIWSSENPYMLSTLAPRLWPFMRHSITSVRYSAIRTLERLLEAEYKRGIAESSSSFWPSFILGDTLRIVFQNLLLESNEEIVQCSGRVWRILLQCPVEDLEDASKAYFSSWLELATTPYGSSLDTAKMFWPVALPRKSHFKAAAKMRAVKSENDSLKSICSDSGEGTNVVEKSGEASTSSGKIVVGADVDMSVTYTRVVTATVLGVLASRLREGSLQFFIDPLWKALTSLSGVQREVASMVLISWFKELKTRNILDMDGVVAGISSNFRSWLLDLLGCTNPAFPTKDSLLPYIELSRTYDKMRNEARQLYLVTESSDMFKDLLSSTPVDLDNLSADDAMNFASKLQFSSINTGGEESAEQNSLDELETFKQRLLTTSGYLKCVQNNLHVTVSSLLAAAVVWMNELPVKLNPIILPLMASIKREQEEVLQSKAAEALAELIYRCMGRKPGPNDKLIKNLCSLTCMDPCETPQAGILNSIEIIEEQDLLSSGSSSNRHKSKVHMLSPGEDRSKVEGFISRRGSELALKFLCEKLGGSLFEKLPKLWDCLVEVLKPCNLEGMTAEDERLTTQAIELVKDTQNLINNIQVVRSIAPLLDETLRPKLLTLLPCIFRCVRHSHIAVRLAASRCITTLAKSMALDVMGSVIENVVPMLGDVTSVHSKQGAGMLVSLLVQGLGIELVPYAPLLVVPLLRCMSDSDHSVRQSVTHSFATLVPLLPLARGVSPPVGLSEHLSRSQEDVKFLEQLIDNSHIDDYKLSTELKVTLRRYQQEGINWLAFLKRFSLHGILCDDMGLGKTLQASAIVASDVAEHIALNSSQELPPSLIICPSTLVGHWVYEIEKFIDGSLLTTLQYVGSAQERISLRSQFNQHNVIVTSYDVIRKDVDYLRQLFWNYCILDEGHIIKNSKSKITVAVKQLKAQHRLILSGTPIQNNVLDLWSLFDFLMPGFLGTERQFHASYGKPLLAARDPKCSAKDAEAGVLAMEALHKQVMPFLLRRTKDEVLSDLPEKIIQDRYCDLSPVQLKLYEQFSGSHVRQEISSMVKHNESDASQKNDLPKASSHVFQALQYLLKLCSHPLLVFGERVSESLSSVVSDLFSPGADIVSELHQLHHSPKLVALQEILSECGIGVDSGSEGPIGVGQHRVLIFAQHKALLDIIERDLFQNHMRNVTYLRLDGSVEPEKRFDIVKAFNSDPTIDALLLTTHVGGLGLNLTSADTLVFMEHDWNPMRDHQAMDRAHRLGQRKVVNVHRLIMRGTLEEKVMSLQRFKVSVANAVINADNASLKTMNTDQLLDLFTSAESKKGAGRSKRTDENSDVDSILPRHGKGLKAILGGLEELWDQSQYTEEYNLGQFLAKLNG; the protein is encoded by the exons ATGGATGTCAATGAAATGATAAGGGATGAGGACCTGATCATGCAGAGAGCTAATTCTCCAGGAAATGGTGTTGCTGCTCAATATTATTCATCGAGGCCAGTTGGCAATATCCGGCATTTTGTTGCAAATATGGTACCAAGTGTCAGATCTCGGAGGCCAAGTGCACGGGAATTGAATCTGTTGAAGCGGAAAGCAaaaataagctcaaaggacCAAACGAAAGGATGGAATAAGGATGGAGATACAGAAGCTCCACAATCACAAGATATAATATCTCCTAGGGGCATGGGTCCTGACATGTCAAGCTCTAATAAG CTACTTGGTGAAAACATCTCTGATGAAGATGGTCTAGAGTATGATGGAGATAAGATTTGGCCATTTCAGAGTTTTGTTGAGCAACTCATCCTTGATATGTTTGATCCTT TATGGGAGGTTCGTCATGGCAGTGTCATGGCTATGAGAGAGATCTTAACTCATCAAGGTGCTAATGCAGGAGttattattccagacttgaGATGTGATAGTgcattaaatattaaaataaaagagaggGTAGACAAGAATACTGTCAAAAGGGAGAGGCCAATTGATCTGAGGGTAGATGACAATACTGTTAAAAGGGAGAGGCCAATTGATCTGAATATGCAAGTTCCACCTGATGAGTTAGAGTCAGTTTCCAAGAAACTGAAGGTTGAACCTGAAGTTGCATCGTATTTGGCGATGGATACAATGGTCTGTACCAGCATGGATGGTGATCCTGGCAGTGTTAGTGTAAAAGTGGAGGATGCTGGATTGAGTTTGGCGGTTGAACAGGCAAATGGTTCTGTTAAGCCGGAGACTCAATCTCATCTCAGTGGTGGAAGCCTGGGTAATGATATGTCAGAGGAGAAGGGAGGTGGCGTGGATAAGACTTCGATGGAAAAGATGGGTAATCTAGAAAATCTTCCTGAGAATTGTGAGCTGATGAACTTGGTTAAATTGGCTAGGCACTCTTGGCTCAAGAATTGTGAATTTCTTCAGGATTGTGCTATTCGTTTCTTGTGTGTCTTATCATTGGATCG TTTTGGAGACTATGTATCGGATCAAGTTGTGGCTCCTGTTCGTGAGACTTGCGCACAAGCTTTAGGCGCTGTGCTTAAGTACATGCATCCTACTCTAGTTCACGAGACACTGAATATCTTGTTACAGATGCAG CGTAGACCCGAATGGGAGATTCGTCATGGGAGTCTTTTGGGGATCAAGTATCTAGTTGCCGTGCGGCAG GAGATGCTTACTGAGTTGCTTGGCTGTGTTCTCCCGGCATGTAAAGCTGGGCTCGAAGATCCTGATGATGATGTGAGAGCTGTTGCAGCAGATGCTTTATTACCCACTGCAGCGTCTGTTGTTGCTTTAAACGGTCAGCTGTTGCATTCTATAATCATGTTGCTTTGGGATATTTTGCTTGACCTGGATGATCTAAGTCCATCTACGAGCag TGTGATGAATCTGTTGGCAGAGATCTACTCTCAGGAGCAAATGATTCCCAAAGCTTTTGGGgagaaaaagaaatttgatCTCAATGAAATTGATCGACAAGATGACCTTGGGGAAGGGATATGGTCTTCAGAAAATCCTTATATGCTATCAACATTGGCGCCAAGATTATGGCCTTTCATGAGACATAGTATCACTTCAGTCCGTTATTCAGCTATCCGGACTTTG GAGCGATTGCTTGAAGCCGAATATAAGAGGGGTATTGCTGAGTCATCTAGCTCTTTCTGGCCTTCATTTATTTTGGGTGATACTCTCAGGATTGTTTTCCAGAATTTGCTGCTTGAATCAAATGAGGAGATCGTGCAGTGCTCAGGCAGGGTTTGGAGGATCCTTCTCCAG TGCCCGGTGGAAGACTTGGAAGATGCTTCAAAGGCATATTTTTCTTCCTGGTTGGAGTTAGCAACTACTCCATATGGTTCATCATTGGATACTGCAAAAATGTTTTGGCCTGTAGCTCTTCCTCGCAAAAGCCACTTCAAAGCAGCTGCAAAGATGCGAGCTGTGAAATCGGAAAACGATTCCCTTAAAAGCATATGCTCAGATTCAGGTGAAGGCACTAATGTGGTGGAGAAAAGTGGAGAGGCTTCCACCAGCAGTGGAAAGATTGTGGTTGGTGCTGATGTCGACATGTCGGTCACGTATACACGCGTTGTTACTGCTACAGTCTTGGGCGTTTTAGCTTCTAGGTTGCGTGAAGGTTCTTTGCAATTTTTTATTGACCCCTTATGGAAGGCGCTTACCTCTCTATCTGGAGTTCAACGCGAG GTAGCTTCAATGGTGCTTATTTCTTGGTTTAAAGAACTGAAAACCAGGAACATTTTGGATATGGATGGGGTCGTTGCTGGCATCTCTAGTAATTTTAGGAGCTGGTTGTTGGATTTGTTAGGCTGCACTAATCCTGCTTTTCCTACAAAAGATTCTCTTCTTCCTTACATTGAACTCTCAAGAACATATGATAAAATGCGCAATGAAGCTCGTCAACTGTACCTTGTGACCGAGTCATCTGACATGTTTAAAGATTTGTTATCATCCACCCCGGTTGACCTGGATAATCTCAGTGCGGATGATGCAATGAATTTTGCATCTAAACTTCAATTTTCAAGTATTAATACTGGGGGGGAGGAATCTGCTGAGCAGAACAGTTTGGACGAACTAGAAACATTCAAACAGAGGCTTTTGACCACTTCTGGGTATTTGAAATGCGTCCAG AATAATTTGCATGTTACTGTCTCTTCTTTACTGGCTGCTGCTGTTGTCTGGATGAATGAGCTTCCCGTGAAACTGAATCCAATTATTTTACCTTTGATGGCTTCTATTAAGAGAGAACAG GAGGAGGTATTACAAAGTAAGGCGGCTGAGGCTCTTGCAGAGCTTATCTATCGTTGTATGGGACGGAAGCCTGGACCAAATGATAAGTTAATTAAGAACCTCTGTAGTTTGACATGCATGGATCCTTGTGAGACACCTCAAGCCGGAATTTTGAATTCTATAGAAATAATTGAAGAGCAAGATCTTCTATCCTCAGGAAGTAGCAGTAATAGACACAaatcaaaagttcatatgctCTCCCCTGGTGAAGATCGTTCAAAGGTCGAGGGCTTCATCAGTAGACGTGGATCTGAACTTGCCTTGAAGTTCTTATGTGAAAAATTGGGTGGATCCTTGTTTGAAAAGCTACCTAAGCTGTGGGACTGCCTAGTGGAAGTTCTTAAGCCTTGTAATCTTGAAGGCATGACTGCAGAAGATGAAAGGCTTACTACTCAAGCTATTGAGTTGGTTAAGGATACTCAGAACTTGATTAACAATATCCAG GTAGTCCGTTCTATTGCACCACTGCTGGATGAGACATTAAGACCAAAACTCCTCACTCTCCTTCCATGCATTTTCAGATGTGTTCGTCATTCACATATTGCTGTGAGATTAGCTGCATCTAGATGTATTACAACCTTGGCCAAGTCAATGGCATTGGATGTGATGGGTTCAGTTATTGAGAATGTTGTGCCTATGTTAGGTGACGTTACATCTGTACATTCTAAACAAGGAGCTGGCATGCTTGTCAGTTTGCTTGTCCAGGGACTTGGTATCGAGCTGGTTCCATATGCTCCCCTTTTGGTAGTTCCCCTTCTGAGGTGTATGAGTGATTCAGATCATTCTGTCAGACAGAGTGTGACACATAGTTTTGCCACCCTTGTGCCTCTACTTCCATTAGCACGTGGTGTTTCTCCTCCTGTTGGTCTTAGTGAACACCTATCAAGAAGTCAAGAAGATGTTAAATTTTTGGAGCAGCTAATTGACAACTCTCATATTGACGATTACAAGCTCTCAACTGAACTAAAGGTGACATTGAGAAG GTACCAACAAGAAGGTATAAACTGGTTGGCATTTTTGAAGCGCTTTAGTCTTCACGGGATATTATGTGATGACATGGGCCTTGGTAAAACCCTTCAAGCATCAGCAATTGTGGCATCTGATGTAGCAGAGCACATTGCTCTAAATAGTTCCCAGGAACTACCTCCATCCTTGATAATATGCCCCTCAACCCTTGTTGGCCACTGGGTTTATGAAATAGAGAAGTTTATTGACGGTTCTTTGCTTACCACCCTCCAGTATGTTGGTTCTGCACAAGAACGCATTTCTCTACGGTCTCAGTTTAATCAGCATAATGTTATTGTGACATCATATGATGTCATCCGCAAAGATGTTGATTATCTTAGACAGCTGTTTTGGAACTATTGCATTCTAGATGAGGGACATATCATAAAGAATTCTAAGTCGAAAATAACAGTTGCTGTTAAACAATTGAAGGCACAACACCGCCTCATTCTGAGTGGAACACCAATACAG AATAACGTGTTGGATCTGTGGTCACTCTTTGACTTCCTTATGCCAGGGTTTCTTGGAACTGAAAGACAA TTTCATGCCTCCTACGGGAAACCACTACTAGCTGCCAGAGATCCCAAATGTTCAGCCAAGGATGCTGAAGCAGGTGTGCTTGCTATGGAAGCATTGCACAAGCAG GTGATGCCTTTTCTCCTTCGCCGGACTAAAGATGAAGTCTTATCTGATTTGCCAGAGAAAATTATTCAGGATAGATACTGTGACCTGAGTCCTGTTCAGCTAAAACTCTACGAACAATTTTCGGGTTCACATGTAAGACAAGAAATTTCCAGCATGGTGAAGCACAATGAATCAGATGCAAGTCAAAAAAACGATTTGCCAAAAGCATCTTCTCATGTATTCCAG GCACTTCAATACTTGCTTAAACTTTGTAGTCACCCTTTGCTCGTGTTTGGGGAGAGAGTTTCAGAATCCCTCTCATCTGTTGTGTCAGATCTCTTCTCTCCTGGTGCTGACATTGTTTCAGAACTCCATCAACTCCACCACTCTCCCAAATTAGTCGCCTTGCAGGAGATCCTTTCGGAGTGTGGAATTGGTGTTGATTCAGGTTCTGAAGGCCCTATTGGTGTAGGACAGCACAGAGTCCTGATATTTGCACAGCATAAG GCCTTGTTGGATATCATTGAGAGAGACTTGTTTCAAAATCATATGAGAAA TGTTACTTACTTGAGGCTGGATGGATCAGTTGAACCAGAAAAGCGCTTTGACATTGTGAAAGCCTTCAATTCGGATCCTACTATAGACGCTTTACTGCTTACTACACATG TTGGTGGGCTTGGTTTGAACCTGACATCAGCTGATACCCTTGTGTTCATGGAGCATGACTGGAATCCAATGCGAGATCACCAG GCTATGGATCGAGCTCACAGGTTGGGCCAGCGAAAAGTTGTAAATGTTCACCGTCTCATTATGCGAGGAACCTTGGAAGAAAAAGTAATGAGTCTCCAAAGGTTCAAAGTGTCAGTTGCCAATGCAGTGATCAATGCAGACAATGCAAGTTTGAAAACGATGAATACAGATCAGTTACTTGATCTATTTACTTCGGCAGAAAGCAAAAAG GGAGCCGGTAGATCCAAAAGAACTGATGAAAATTCTGATGTGGACTCAATCTTGCCACGTCATGGGAAGGGATTGAAAGCCATTCTTGGAGGATTGGAGGAGCTTTGGGATCAGTCACAATACACGGAGGAGTATAACCTGGGCCAGTTCTTAGCAAAGCTTAATGGTTAA